CCGCCAGCGAGCCTCACGATAGGTTCATAAGACACCCATGCGGGATCGATGAGGACGACTTCGTCACCGGCGTCGACGAGTGCCTGAACAGCCTCGAAGATTGCCTGCTTTGCACCGGGAGTGACAATGATGTCTTCGGCGTTATTAGGGACCCCACGTTCGCGAAGTGAGTCAGCGATAGCTTCTCGGAGGGCGGGGATTCCGTTCGAAGCGGTGTAACCAGTGTGGCCGTCGGCTAAGGCCTGCTGGGCAACGTCGACGATGTGTTTTGGTGTCCCCATATCAGGTTCGCCGACGCTGAGGTCGACAATATCAACTCCCTGACTCTGGAGTTCAGCGGCTAAGTTACCGACTGCGACGGTCGCAGATGGTTCGATTTGTAGAGCACGTTGTGAATAGTTCATCAGCGATAGTTGGTCGTCTCCGGCTGCGTTTAAAAAAGTAGCGTACTAATCCATCTAACAGTCGTATAACGTCCTATACTTGTCCTCAATATATGCAAGGAAGTGATCAGCAGTAATTTCCCGGTTGGTCGCCCGGCGGACAAGCTCTTGTGATTTATAGCACTGACCGTGGCGGTGGATATTCTCACGCATCCACTCCTGAAGTGGTTCGAACTCACCACGACGGATCTGATCATCAAGGGGGAGGTCGCGGTCCGCAGCTGCCCAAACCTGTGCGGCGAGAACGCCGTGGCCGAGTGTGTAGTTGATAAAGCCGGGCACATCGCCCGACCAGTGCGGATCCTGTAGCGGCCCCTCACCATACGAGTCTGGCGTTACGCCGAGGTACTGGTCATACTTCTCGTTCCAAACCTGAGGGACCTCGTTGACGGTCATCTCCCCTCCGACTAGAGCTTGCTCGATCTCGGTGCGAATGATAATGTGCATGTGGTAGGTCAACTCGTCAGCAGCAGTTCGAATGACATTCGAATCATTGACCTGGTTGACCGCCTCGTAGGCCTCACTGGGTGTGACATCTGACAACTGTGGAAAGTGGTTCTGGAATATAGGTAACACGAACTCCCAGAACGGCTCAGACCGGCCAATATGATTTTCCCAAATGCCGGACTGCGAGCCGTGAATCGTCAATCCACGTGCGCGACCAAGGGGCGTCCCGTATTGTTCAGCAGGAAGGCCATGGTGATAGGTCGTATGACCGAACTCATGCATCGTTGCCGTAAAGCCACTAGTCGGGTCGTCCTCATCAAAACGGGTGGTAAGGCGGACGTCATAGGGGTTGCCGTAGGAGAACGGGTGTGGAGCAGTGTCGAATCGGGCTCGATCCCAGTCTATTCCCAACTCGGTCAATACATCCTCAAATGCGTCTTTCTGTACCTCCCGAGTGTATGGGCCCCGGATTTTGAATACATCCGTCTCGAGATCAGTATCGCTCTTTTGGACGTCTTCAATAAGGCTGGGAAGGGTCGATTTGAGGCGGTCGAATACCCGGTTTACTGTCGATAGTTCAATGTATGGTTGTGAAGTGTAGCCGAGTTTGTTCTTCCAGAGAACTTCGTAGGGATCGCTGTTGGGATCGACATAGTTGGCCCATTCCCGACGAAGGTCGATGTGTTCCTTGAACACTGGGGCAAAGGTATCCCAGTCGTTGTTCTGCTTCGCACTTTTCCACGCCTCATGTGCGCGCGCAGTCACGTCTGCAAGTTCGCCGTGGAGTTTGTCCGGAACCGAAGTCGTAACCTCGTGCTCACGGCGTGTCTCTCGAACGATAGCTCGCTCATCCTGACTCATCTCCTGTTCGTCAACCCGGTCGAGTGCCCTTCCGAGAGCGTCGGAACCTCGAAGGTCGTGCATCATCTTGGAAAGGGTCTCCCGCTGACCCGATCGAGCAGTTGTCCCCTGTGGTGGCATCATCACATCCGAGTCCCACCGGAGTAGGTGGTCTATCTGTTCCAGGTTGTGTATCCGTTTGGCGTGCTCAACTATCGTCTCGTATGAAGTGTTCTGGCTCACAGTTCGATGCTTTCGCTATCGGGGTATAAAATCATAGGCAATAGTACAAGTAGCCGCGACTACTCACTCGATAATTCCAATTGCACGGACGGGTGAGCCGGTCCCATCACGAATTTTGAGCGGCAAGCCAGAGAACGTGTACCGCATTCCGGCGACAGAAGCAAGGTTGGCGAGATTCTCCCAGATAACGATCTCCTCTCGCGATGCAATTGCGTGAACCGGGAAATTGTAGTTTGGGTAGATATTGGGCGGATGATCAACGCTAATAGAATCTATTCCAATGCCCTTCGCACCGTTGTCCACGAGCCATGTAGCGGCTTCCTCGTTCAGGCCCACAAACTTTGAGTTGTACCGGTGTTTCTTCTCCTTATCAGTCGTAGAATAATTCGATTCGCGATTCCCAGTTTCAAGTGTGACGATGTCGCCTTCACAGATTTCGAGACCGTGTTTGTCGAGTTCGGTTTGAATGTCCTCAATCGTGATCGGGTCGGGGTACTCGACGTGGGAGACGTCGACACCAACAGCGTCACCGTAGAACCATTCCAAAGGCATTTTGTCGATGGAGAGATCTGACGTTGGGTCAAGATGGTCGATAGAGTCGACGTGTGTTGGCCCGTGTTCGCTAACAATCATTGTACGGTTCATCGGTTGTTCCTCCTCGTATCCCTCACGTTCTGCTCGGAGGTGGCGACGGACGTACTCTGTTTCGCTATCCATGCCCTTTTCTTCGAGTTCCTTCTTGACCTGGAAGCCACGTTCCTCATGGGTTAAGTTCGTAAACAGTCGCGTCTCGTCTGCCGATCCGGCCATCGGTTGGTTCTCCTCTATGTGACCGGAGAGGTCGATAAGCTCTGCCATGATACGAGTATGTAGTTGGTAGAAGTATTCTTAAGTCTTACCTGTTTCGCGAGATGAACGTATCAGTGGAGGAAACTATAAGTGGAGGCTCATATACTCTCAGTACGATGTACTCTGACTGGCAATCACTGATAGAGGAGGGGACATATGTCGAAGTAGACGGCACTGACGTCCACCACTTCGACCTCGGCGAAGGACATCCCCTGCTGTTGATTCACGGCGGTGGCCTCAGTTCGTCAGCCGAAATGAACTGGGGGGCAGTCCTGGAGGGGTTCGCCGAACAGTTTCGTGTCATTGCGCTCGACCAGCCTGGCTTCGGCTTTACCGACCCCCGCGGCGAAGTAGACTATTACCCGGCGGAGCGGGCAAAATTCATCATCAAGTTTATCGAAGAACTTGGCCTCGATTCGGTCTCGGTCATGGGTAATAGCGAGGGCGCAACCATCTCGTGTCACATGGCGCTTCGGCGTCCAAACCTCGTGAATCACGTGATCCCTGTCAACGGCGGCATGACCATCCGTGAGTTCGGAACGCCTGCGCCAAGTACGAAGACCAACAAACCAACAATCGAAGACGTTCGCGAAGAAGTTAAGAAGTTTCGAGAACATTATTTCACTGAGACAAAGTACCACCCGTTCTGGCGGGAGATTACCGACGAGAAAATAGAGCGCCTCTATGAAATAGAGCAACGAAATTGGGAGTATAACAACAAGCGCGACGAGGTGATTCGTGGTACGGCGCACCTATACAATAAGACGCTGGCATACGAAGGTATACCAATCTCCAGACAACCCGAGAACTTCGAGCTGCCCGTATTACTACCCTGGAGCACGAATCCATTCTTTTCACTTGGACAGTACGACGATCCCGGACATGATAGAGGCGGGGAAGATCCCCACGAACCGCTAGACGATGCCTACGAGTTCTACAAGCAACTCGACGACGCCCAAATGCACATCTGGAGCGATTCGAAACACCACGTTCAAACCGACAAAGCACCCGAGTTCATAGAAGTTGTTACGTCGTTCGTACAGACCTGACTACTTCGGAAATATATCTTCGGGAATGTGCGATGAAACCACCCAATTCGGCCGATCAACGATTTCATTGATTTTCAGATCGGCAGCAACCGACGTGAGAATGTACGCGTCATGTGCCGACAGGTTTCGAGCCACCTGTAGATGTTCGACCATCGCAAGCGTAGCCTTTCGTGCTGCCTCCATAAGGTCGTCGCTGATTCCCATCGTCGCGTACGTGGGGACATCTTCACGCGAGGAATTACCATCCGACATCAGGTATTGCGGTTGTGAGATGTCCCAATTGGGGAGAACGTCGAGACGGACGTTGAGTGTAATTGGTGTCTCGATGGCGCCCCCACAAATCTCCCCATCACCCTGCGCAGCGTGACCGTCACCAATGCTCAACAATGCGTCCTCAACCTCTACCGGAAGGTACAGCGTTGTCCCGGCAGTGAGGTGTTTCGTATCCATGTTTCCGCCGGCGTCGTGAGGTGGGCCCATGTTCTGCTCCGTCTCGTCGGCCGGCGCGAGTCCGATTGTCCCAGGGAAAGGATCTAGCGGAATCTCGATGCCGTCAACGAACTCGCCGACGCCACCTTCGAGATGCCAGTAGTGTAACCCCCACTCCTCAAACTCCTCGTACAGCAAACCGAACTCGTCCTCTCGAGGACGAAATGAAGTCCAACCCCAGTCATCATGTTCTACATCGAGAATCTCGACAGCCAGTACATCTCCTGGGCTCGCACCCTCAACTGCGACAGGTCCGGTGATCGGCATTCCGCCCTCCCTTTCGGCGAGAGCGTCTGGAACCTCTTCGGCGGTAGTGTCTTTATCGATGAGTCCGTTCCAGGCATCTCGACACTCGAACGAGATGACATCGCCCGGTTTGGCTTCAACTACCGGGTCGAGTGTCTGGCTCCACTTCGAAT
This is a stretch of genomic DNA from Natronosalvus rutilus. It encodes these proteins:
- a CDS encoding carboxypeptidase M32, which translates into the protein MSQNTSYETIVEHAKRIHNLEQIDHLLRWDSDVMMPPQGTTARSGQRETLSKMMHDLRGSDALGRALDRVDEQEMSQDERAIVRETRREHEVTTSVPDKLHGELADVTARAHEAWKSAKQNNDWDTFAPVFKEHIDLRREWANYVDPNSDPYEVLWKNKLGYTSQPYIELSTVNRVFDRLKSTLPSLIEDVQKSDTDLETDVFKIRGPYTREVQKDAFEDVLTELGIDWDRARFDTAPHPFSYGNPYDVRLTTRFDEDDPTSGFTATMHEFGHTTYHHGLPAEQYGTPLGRARGLTIHGSQSGIWENHIGRSEPFWEFVLPIFQNHFPQLSDVTPSEAYEAVNQVNDSNVIRTAADELTYHMHIIIRTEIEQALVGGEMTVNEVPQVWNEKYDQYLGVTPDSYGEGPLQDPHWSGDVPGFINYTLGHGVLAAQVWAAADRDLPLDDQIRRGEFEPLQEWMRENIHRHGQCYKSQELVRRATNREITADHFLAYIEDKYRTLYDC
- a CDS encoding cyclase family protein → MAELIDLSGHIEENQPMAGSADETRLFTNLTHEERGFQVKKELEEKGMDSETEYVRRHLRAEREGYEEEQPMNRTMIVSEHGPTHVDSIDHLDPTSDLSIDKMPLEWFYGDAVGVDVSHVEYPDPITIEDIQTELDKHGLEICEGDIVTLETGNRESNYSTTDKEKKHRYNSKFVGLNEEAATWLVDNGAKGIGIDSISVDHPPNIYPNYNFPVHAIASREEIVIWENLANLASVAGMRYTFSGLPLKIRDGTGSPVRAIGIIE
- a CDS encoding alpha/beta fold hydrolase, translated to MYSDWQSLIEEGTYVEVDGTDVHHFDLGEGHPLLLIHGGGLSSSAEMNWGAVLEGFAEQFRVIALDQPGFGFTDPRGEVDYYPAERAKFIIKFIEELGLDSVSVMGNSEGATISCHMALRRPNLVNHVIPVNGGMTIREFGTPAPSTKTNKPTIEDVREEVKKFREHYFTETKYHPFWREITDEKIERLYEIEQRNWEYNNKRDEVIRGTAHLYNKTLAYEGIPISRQPENFELPVLLPWSTNPFFSLGQYDDPGHDRGGEDPHEPLDDAYEFYKQLDDAQMHIWSDSKHHVQTDKAPEFIEVVTSFVQT
- a CDS encoding acetamidase/formamidase family protein; translated protein: MTEYTIDYSIPAKDNNVHSKWSQTLDPVVEAKPGDVISFECRDAWNGLIDKDTTAEEVPDALAEREGGMPITGPVAVEGASPGDVLAVEILDVEHDDWGWTSFRPREDEFGLLYEEFEEWGLHYWHLEGGVGEFVDGIEIPLDPFPGTIGLAPADETEQNMGPPHDAGGNMDTKHLTAGTTLYLPVEVEDALLSIGDGHAAQGDGEICGGAIETPITLNVRLDVLPNWDISQPQYLMSDGNSSREDVPTYATMGISDDLMEAARKATLAMVEHLQVARNLSAHDAYILTSVAADLKINEIVDRPNWVVSSHIPEDIFPK